A genomic region of Mycolicibacterium poriferae contains the following coding sequences:
- the pdxH gene encoding pyridoxamine 5'-phosphate oxidase produces the protein MSTSDHLARMRVEYGSAEKDGSADLDPAWLGADPASGWVSLLESWLADAHQAGVAEPNAMVVGTVDGEGRPVTRTVLCKSVSETGISFYTNYESDKGRQLAANPYASATFPWYQLGRQVHVRGPVVKVSAQETADYWSTRPRGSQLGAWASAQSRPIASREALMGQLAEVTERFAGLEDVPVPPHWGGYLIAPEVVEFWQGRENRVHNRVLLSGGRVARLQP, from the coding sequence GTGAGCACTTCTGATCATCTGGCGCGGATGCGGGTGGAGTACGGATCGGCGGAGAAGGACGGCAGCGCCGATCTGGACCCCGCCTGGCTCGGTGCCGACCCTGCATCCGGTTGGGTCTCGCTGCTGGAGTCGTGGCTGGCCGATGCGCACCAGGCCGGTGTCGCGGAGCCCAACGCCATGGTGGTCGGCACGGTCGACGGCGAGGGCAGGCCGGTGACCAGGACGGTGCTGTGCAAGAGCGTGTCGGAGACGGGAATCTCCTTCTACACCAACTACGAGTCCGACAAGGGCCGGCAGCTGGCCGCGAACCCCTACGCATCAGCAACGTTCCCCTGGTATCAGCTGGGCCGCCAGGTCCACGTGCGGGGCCCCGTGGTCAAGGTGTCGGCGCAGGAAACCGCTGACTACTGGTCCACCCGCCCCCGTGGCTCACAGCTCGGTGCGTGGGCGTCAGCGCAGAGCCGCCCGATCGCGTCGCGCGAGGCCCTGATGGGCCAACTCGCCGAGGTCACCGAACGGTTCGCCGGCCTCGAGGACGTGCCCGTGCCGCCGCACTGGGGTGGCTATCTGATAGCTCCCGAGGTCGTCGAGTTCTGGCAGGGCCGCGAGAACAGGGTGCACAACAGGGTTCTGCTGAGCGGCGGTCGGGTGGCGCGGCTGCAGCCGTAG
- a CDS encoding family 1 glycosylhydrolase yields MDAAQFVGRVGSLAVALGVGAAVLTGTGVAWASEDSDGSAAAAESPASSASPDPGGASPTDTWSPGDAGGEDGTDAADKDVDHDLADDDFADDDLDDEVADDALDDEVADETDPDVAEDVPAVDDEADDAGSVEDAPDAGDVTDVGGDRPDVDDAEEPGENGTADVAGDVDETDGTPAAARRTEQTTPVDEVADVATTSDRAPVALTDADIPTAALTGERRAAATVAVADSAASAPAVVDPAVPSWRPWPTAFDLRTGLTYVKDLITSVVDAVFRPFTAGPPAPSADPAAWGLLAWVRREFFNSTPSVVANPLPYTQSLTVDGEVVVTGNVGVEDADGDELTYTVIGRPLNGGTVTVDADGGFVYRPMNAMAALGGTDTFTVLVSDEHAGLHVHGLFGLLKFVPIVGELLYPGGGDRIERTITVTVEPVAGIDLTFPDEFHWGVAHSGFQAEGGPGSPVDPGSDWYRWVHDPLNRLLGLVGGVPENGPGAYVSYESDAALARDELGMNTFRIGIEWSRIFPDSTAVVDISDEDGTVSLSDLQALDALADQDEVAHYRAVLDALRAHGLEPMVTVNHFTLPLWVHDPIVARPLIQLGLPAPAAGWLSSTTPQEFEKYAAYLAWKYGDQVDNWATVNEPFSPVLTEFLAIPWVVPNWPPGVLRPDLASTFLVNQAIGHVKAYDAIHAWDTTVARADGPAAFVGFTHNMIPARPANAANRLDVQAADAWNHFYNGWFPNAVIEGWVDVDFDGVRDDGELFAHMADKVDFLGVQYYGSQPMFGFGVAPVPGFPFLRGFPIRCSADSPTCSDFNQPTDPGGFREVLEVAASYGKPLWITENGIADDDDTKRPSYLVNHIAVVQDLVAHGTDIRGYTYWSFVDNLEWADGYDLQFGLYGSDPQTPELERTPKPASIAALSGITKSNALPWWLLEQYLPD; encoded by the coding sequence ATGGATGCTGCGCAGTTCGTCGGCCGGGTCGGGAGCCTGGCGGTGGCCCTGGGTGTCGGGGCCGCGGTCCTCACCGGTACCGGCGTCGCATGGGCGAGTGAGGATTCTGACGGGTCGGCTGCCGCGGCGGAGTCCCCGGCGTCGTCCGCGTCGCCTGATCCCGGCGGCGCCTCACCGACGGATACGTGGTCGCCGGGGGATGCCGGGGGCGAGGACGGCACCGACGCCGCAGACAAGGACGTCGACCATGACCTCGCCGACGACGACTTCGCCGACGACGACCTCGACGATGAGGTCGCCGACGACGCCCTCGACGATGAGGTCGCCGACGAGACCGACCCGGATGTCGCCGAGGACGTGCCCGCCGTCGATGACGAGGCCGATGATGCGGGCAGCGTCGAGGATGCGCCGGACGCCGGCGACGTGACCGACGTGGGCGGGGACAGACCCGACGTCGACGATGCCGAGGAACCCGGTGAGAACGGCACCGCCGATGTCGCCGGCGACGTCGACGAGACGGACGGGACGCCGGCCGCGGCCCGGCGCACCGAGCAGACCACGCCTGTGGACGAGGTCGCCGATGTCGCGACCACCAGTGACCGGGCGCCGGTGGCTCTTACCGACGCCGACATCCCTACCGCGGCGCTCACCGGCGAGCGGCGCGCCGCCGCGACGGTCGCGGTGGCCGACAGCGCGGCGTCCGCACCGGCCGTGGTCGATCCCGCGGTGCCTTCCTGGCGGCCGTGGCCTACGGCGTTCGACCTGCGCACCGGGCTGACTTACGTCAAGGACCTCATCACCAGCGTGGTCGACGCGGTGTTCCGGCCGTTCACTGCAGGCCCGCCCGCCCCCTCGGCAGACCCGGCGGCGTGGGGACTGCTCGCCTGGGTGCGCCGGGAGTTCTTCAACTCCACCCCCAGCGTCGTGGCCAACCCTCTGCCGTATACCCAGAGCCTCACCGTCGACGGTGAGGTGGTGGTGACCGGCAACGTGGGCGTCGAGGACGCCGACGGCGACGAACTGACCTACACCGTCATCGGAAGACCCCTCAATGGCGGCACGGTGACCGTGGACGCCGACGGCGGTTTCGTCTACCGGCCCATGAACGCGATGGCCGCGCTGGGCGGAACCGACACATTCACCGTGCTCGTCAGTGACGAGCACGCCGGACTGCACGTGCACGGTCTGTTCGGGCTGCTGAAGTTCGTGCCGATCGTCGGCGAGCTTCTCTACCCCGGCGGTGGCGACCGCATCGAGCGCACCATCACCGTCACCGTCGAGCCGGTCGCCGGCATCGACCTTACATTCCCCGACGAGTTCCATTGGGGCGTAGCGCATTCGGGGTTCCAGGCCGAGGGCGGTCCGGGTTCACCGGTCGACCCGGGATCGGACTGGTACCGCTGGGTGCACGACCCGCTGAACCGGCTGCTGGGGCTCGTCGGCGGCGTCCCCGAGAACGGGCCGGGGGCGTATGTGTCCTATGAGAGCGACGCGGCGCTGGCCCGCGACGAACTCGGCATGAACACCTTCCGCATCGGCATCGAGTGGAGCCGCATCTTCCCCGACTCCACCGCCGTGGTGGACATCTCCGACGAGGACGGCACCGTCAGCCTGTCGGACCTGCAGGCTCTCGACGCGCTCGCCGATCAGGACGAGGTCGCCCACTACCGGGCGGTGCTCGACGCGTTGCGTGCGCACGGACTGGAACCGATGGTGACGGTCAACCACTTCACGCTGCCGCTGTGGGTGCACGATCCCATCGTTGCCCGCCCGTTGATCCAGTTGGGACTCCCGGCCCCGGCGGCCGGATGGCTGTCGTCGACGACGCCGCAGGAGTTCGAGAAGTACGCTGCCTACCTCGCGTGGAAGTACGGCGACCAGGTGGACAACTGGGCTACGGTCAACGAACCCTTCTCGCCGGTGCTGACCGAGTTCCTGGCGATCCCGTGGGTGGTGCCCAACTGGCCGCCCGGGGTCCTGCGTCCCGACCTGGCCTCGACGTTCCTGGTCAACCAGGCCATCGGCCACGTCAAGGCCTACGACGCGATCCACGCCTGGGACACCACCGTGGCCCGCGCCGACGGGCCCGCGGCGTTCGTCGGGTTCACCCACAACATGATCCCGGCGCGGCCGGCCAATGCGGCGAACCGGTTGGACGTACAGGCCGCCGACGCCTGGAACCACTTCTACAACGGCTGGTTCCCCAACGCGGTCATCGAGGGCTGGGTCGACGTCGACTTCGACGGCGTCCGGGACGACGGGGAGTTGTTCGCCCACATGGCCGACAAGGTCGACTTCCTGGGCGTGCAGTACTACGGCTCGCAGCCGATGTTCGGCTTCGGTGTCGCTCCGGTGCCGGGGTTCCCGTTCCTGCGCGGGTTTCCGATCCGCTGCTCGGCGGACTCGCCGACGTGCAGCGACTTCAACCAGCCGACCGATCCGGGCGGATTCCGTGAGGTCCTCGAGGTTGCCGCCTCCTACGGAAAGCCGTTGTGGATCACCGAGAACGGTATCGCCGACGACGACGACACCAAGCGACCGTCCTACCTGGTCAACCACATCGCGGTGGTGCAGGATCTGGTGGCCCACGGAACCGACATCCGTGGCTACACCTACTGGTCGTTCGTCGACAACCTGGAGTGGGCCGACGGATACGACCTGCAATTCGGTCTCTACGGATCTGACCCGCAGACTCCCGAGTTGGAGCGGACACCGAAGCCGGCGAGCATCGCGGCGCTCAGCGGCATCACGAAATCCAACGCGCTGCCGTGGTGGCTGCTCGAGCAGTACCTGCCCGACTAA
- a CDS encoding VOC family protein, with amino-acid sequence MAIDNTPMLVPHLVVDGAAAALDFYAKAFGAEEMTRLPGPGGKLMHAAFRINGHMVFVNDDFPEFCDGRSSAPTALGGTPVTVHLHGPDVDGRFQRAVDAGATVVSPLEEMFWGDRYGVVRDPFGHHWSLAETVREVDMNQVLAEMNADG; translated from the coding sequence ATGGCGATCGACAACACCCCGATGCTCGTGCCGCACCTCGTCGTCGACGGCGCCGCTGCCGCCCTCGACTTCTACGCCAAGGCGTTCGGAGCCGAGGAGATGACCCGGTTGCCCGGGCCCGGCGGCAAGCTCATGCACGCTGCATTTCGGATCAACGGACACATGGTGTTCGTCAACGACGACTTCCCCGAGTTCTGCGACGGTCGGTCGAGTGCGCCGACCGCGCTGGGTGGCACGCCGGTGACGGTCCACCTGCACGGTCCTGACGTCGACGGCAGGTTCCAGCGGGCGGTCGACGCCGGCGCCACCGTTGTCAGCCCGCTCGAGGAGATGTTCTGGGGCGACCGCTATGGGGTCGTCCGCGACCCCTTCGGCCACCACTGGTCGCTGGCCGAGACCGTGCGTGAGGTGGACATGAACCAGGTCCTCGCCGAGATGAACGCCGACGGTTAG
- a CDS encoding citrate synthase 2, giving the protein MTAVPKDFAPGLAGVVAFETEIAEPDKDGGALRYRGVDIEDLVAHRVTFGDVWALLVDGRFGHGLPPAEPFPLPIHSGDVRVDVQAGLAMLAPIWGYPPLLDIDDQTARDQLARASVMALSYVAQSARGIYQPAVPQRTVDECDTVTARFMTRWQGEPDPRHIEAIDAYWVSAAEHGMNASTFTARVIASTGADVAAALSGAIGAMSGPLHGGAPARVIPMIEEAEKNGDARAVVKGILDRNEKLMGFGHRVYQAEDPRARVLRATAKRLAAPRYEVAAALEQAALTELRERRPDRAIETNVEFWAAVILDFAQVPPQMMPAMFTCGRTAGWCAHIMEQKRLGKLVRPSAIYVGPGPRSPESVDGWDQLHRS; this is encoded by the coding sequence ATGACTGCGGTGCCGAAGGATTTCGCCCCCGGGTTGGCGGGCGTGGTGGCGTTCGAAACCGAGATCGCCGAACCCGACAAGGACGGCGGAGCCCTGCGCTACCGCGGGGTGGACATCGAAGATCTCGTGGCCCATCGGGTCACGTTCGGCGATGTGTGGGCCCTGCTGGTCGACGGCCGGTTCGGCCACGGGCTGCCGCCGGCCGAGCCCTTCCCACTGCCGATCCACAGCGGCGACGTACGGGTGGACGTGCAGGCCGGATTGGCGATGCTCGCGCCGATCTGGGGATATCCCCCGCTGCTGGACATCGACGACCAGACGGCCCGCGATCAGCTGGCCCGCGCCTCGGTCATGGCTTTGTCCTATGTCGCGCAGTCAGCGCGCGGCATCTACCAGCCCGCGGTGCCGCAGCGCACTGTCGACGAGTGCGACACCGTCACCGCGCGGTTCATGACCCGTTGGCAAGGCGAGCCGGACCCCCGCCACATCGAGGCCATCGACGCCTACTGGGTCAGCGCCGCCGAGCACGGCATGAACGCCTCCACGTTCACGGCCCGGGTCATCGCCTCCACCGGCGCCGATGTCGCCGCCGCGCTCTCCGGCGCGATCGGTGCGATGAGCGGACCGCTGCACGGCGGCGCGCCGGCCCGGGTGATCCCGATGATCGAAGAGGCCGAGAAGAACGGCGACGCCCGGGCCGTGGTCAAGGGGATCCTGGACCGCAACGAAAAGCTGATGGGCTTCGGGCACCGCGTCTACCAGGCAGAGGACCCGCGGGCCCGCGTCCTGCGCGCCACCGCGAAGCGGCTCGCAGCGCCGCGCTACGAGGTCGCCGCAGCGCTGGAGCAAGCCGCGCTCACCGAGCTCCGGGAACGCCGTCCCGATCGGGCCATCGAAACCAACGTCGAATTCTGGGCCGCGGTCATCCTGGACTTCGCTCAGGTTCCGCCGCAGATGATGCCGGCCATGTTCACCTGCGGACGCACCGCCGGATGGTGCGCGCACATCATGGAGCAGAAGCGGCTGGGCAAGCTGGTGCGCCCGTCGGCGATCTACGTCGGGCCCGGCCCGCGCAGCCCGGAGTCGGTTGACGGCTGGGATCAGCTCCACCGCTCATGA
- a CDS encoding 4Fe-4S binding protein — translation MPHVITQSCCSDGSCVYACPVNCIHPSPDEPGFATAEMLYIDPAACVDCGACVSACPVGAIAPDTKLTPEQLPFIELNAAFYPKREGKLPPTSKLAPVLDAPVVYRRPGGPLRVAVVGSGPAAMYAADELLTQEGVRVNVFEKLPTPYGLVRAGVAPDHQTTKRVTGLFDRIAAKDGFGFYLNVEVGSDITHDELLEHHHAVLYAVGAPNDKRLQVEGMGLAGTATATEVVAWYNGHPDYTDLPVNLSGDRVVIIGNGNVALDVARILTADPDTLARTDIADHALAALRASQVQEVVIAARRGPAASAFTLPELIGLTSTCEVVLDALDHERVSADLAATTDALTRNKLEVLSKLGSASAPITRPRIRLAYGLTPARILGDTEATGVEFTVTGSDQVEQMPAGLVLTSIGYRGKAIAALPFDEASAVVPNAGGRVLEPASGRPLAGTYVAGWIKRGPTGFIGTNKSCAAETVHNLVADYNEGRLRDPHHKPGAIGRFVRGRKPEMIDARGWAAIDEAERTRGGPTRPRDKFTAVPDMLDAAADAPSRPLRQRLLAGLLR, via the coding sequence ATGCCACACGTCATCACCCAGTCGTGTTGCAGCGATGGGTCGTGCGTCTACGCCTGCCCGGTGAACTGCATTCATCCGTCACCCGACGAGCCGGGCTTTGCCACCGCCGAGATGCTCTACATCGACCCGGCGGCCTGTGTGGACTGCGGGGCCTGTGTCTCCGCGTGCCCCGTCGGCGCCATCGCTCCCGACACGAAACTGACACCCGAGCAGTTGCCGTTCATCGAGCTGAACGCGGCGTTCTATCCGAAGCGGGAAGGCAAGCTGCCGCCGACGTCGAAGCTCGCGCCGGTGCTGGACGCGCCGGTGGTGTACCGGCGCCCCGGTGGTCCGCTTCGGGTGGCCGTAGTGGGCTCCGGGCCGGCGGCGATGTACGCCGCCGATGAGTTGCTGACCCAGGAAGGCGTGCGGGTCAACGTCTTCGAGAAGCTGCCGACCCCCTACGGCCTGGTCCGCGCCGGCGTCGCACCCGACCATCAGACCACCAAACGGGTCACCGGGCTGTTCGACAGGATCGCCGCCAAGGACGGTTTCGGGTTCTACCTCAACGTCGAGGTGGGGTCCGACATCACGCACGACGAGCTGCTCGAGCACCACCACGCGGTCCTCTACGCAGTCGGGGCGCCCAACGACAAACGCCTGCAGGTCGAGGGCATGGGCCTCGCCGGAACCGCGACTGCCACAGAGGTCGTGGCCTGGTACAACGGGCACCCCGACTACACCGACCTCCCGGTGAACCTCAGCGGTGACCGCGTCGTCATCATCGGCAACGGGAACGTGGCGCTGGACGTCGCGCGCATCCTGACCGCCGATCCGGACACGCTGGCGCGCACCGACATCGCCGATCACGCACTGGCCGCGCTGCGCGCGTCGCAGGTGCAGGAAGTGGTGATCGCGGCCCGCCGGGGGCCGGCGGCTTCGGCGTTCACGCTGCCAGAACTGATCGGATTGACCTCGACCTGCGAGGTGGTTCTCGATGCGCTCGACCACGAGCGCGTCTCGGCCGACCTGGCCGCCACCACCGATGCGCTGACCCGCAACAAGCTCGAGGTCTTGTCGAAGCTCGGATCGGCGAGCGCGCCGATCACGCGGCCGCGCATCCGGCTCGCCTACGGTCTGACACCCGCGCGGATCCTCGGGGACACCGAGGCCACCGGCGTCGAGTTCACCGTGACGGGATCCGATCAGGTCGAGCAGATGCCGGCGGGCTTGGTGTTGACCTCGATCGGCTACCGGGGCAAAGCCATCGCCGCGCTGCCGTTCGACGAGGCGAGTGCCGTGGTGCCCAATGCGGGTGGTCGGGTGCTCGAACCGGCGTCCGGGCGGCCGCTTGCCGGAACGTATGTCGCGGGCTGGATCAAGCGCGGCCCCACGGGCTTCATCGGGACCAACAAGTCGTGCGCCGCGGAAACGGTGCACAACCTGGTGGCCGACTACAACGAGGGTCGACTGCGGGACCCCCATCACAAGCCCGGGGCGATCGGCCGATTCGTGCGTGGCCGCAAACCCGAAATGATCGACGCCCGGGGCTGGGCCGCGATCGACGAGGCCGAGCGGACCCGAGGCGGGCCCACCCGCCCGCGGGACAAGTTCACCGCCGTGCCCGACATGCTCGACGCCGCCGCCGACGCGCCGAGCCGGCCCCTGCGTCAGCGCCTGCTCGCCGGCCTGCTGCGCTGA
- a CDS encoding maleylpyruvate isomerase family mycothiol-dependent enzyme yields the protein MTTRTRGRRGVFEAAAGHFADLVRSITDDRWDEPGLGDWTVRDLVGHTSRSLTTVSTYLRIEAAYEDVSSAVDYYVRMRDYAAGMGADAIVERGRQAGRDLGADPAAAIDHLLARVLDELDGVDDPLIEVIGGLGIRLSNYLPTRTFELAVHGIDIARAVGVDRDPPQEVLADAAALAARIGVALGQGPAVLLGLTGRTDLPPGFSVV from the coding sequence ATGACGACACGCACCCGCGGCCGGCGCGGCGTGTTCGAAGCCGCAGCGGGTCACTTCGCCGATCTGGTCCGCTCCATCACCGACGACCGGTGGGACGAGCCCGGACTGGGCGACTGGACGGTGCGCGACCTGGTCGGACACACCTCGCGGTCACTGACCACGGTGAGCACGTACCTGCGTATCGAGGCGGCGTACGAGGATGTGTCGAGCGCCGTCGACTACTACGTCAGGATGCGCGACTACGCCGCCGGTATGGGTGCCGACGCCATCGTCGAACGCGGCCGACAGGCCGGTCGCGACCTCGGCGCCGACCCCGCCGCGGCGATCGATCACCTGCTCGCGCGCGTGCTCGACGAACTCGACGGCGTCGACGATCCACTGATCGAGGTGATCGGCGGGCTGGGCATTCGGCTGAGCAACTATCTGCCCACCCGCACCTTCGAACTCGCCGTGCACGGCATCGACATTGCGCGGGCCGTCGGCGTCGACCGCGACCCGCCGCAAGAGGTACTGGCCGACGCCGCGGCGCTGGCCGCTCGCATCGGCGTCGCGCTGGGCCAGGGACCGGCCGTGCTGCTGGGGCTGACCGGTCGCACCGATCTGCCTCCAGGATTCTCCGTGGTCTGA
- a CDS encoding TetR family transcriptional regulator: MADNRGAPVLGLRERKKLRTRATLIDAAVGLCDRQGFDGTTVDQIAAIADVSPRTFSRYFATKDAIALALIDEVLNHTAAQLARQPADIDHFEAMRRAYIAMAEATKTAPVGGFTSARLLQILRIVVTSSALRHAAIEYRANPVDAVVAQRMGTTVDDRRVKLVAAVWGGLLMTALQDATRDLTDAVSITVDDLIDAFEATYTDFVGQIAPLRQLV, translated from the coding sequence GTGGCCGACAACAGGGGGGCGCCCGTTCTGGGTTTGCGCGAACGCAAAAAACTGCGCACCCGCGCCACCCTGATCGACGCCGCGGTCGGTCTGTGCGACCGGCAGGGCTTCGACGGGACCACTGTCGACCAGATCGCCGCCATCGCCGACGTGTCACCACGCACGTTCAGCCGGTACTTCGCCACCAAGGATGCGATCGCGCTGGCGCTCATCGACGAGGTACTCAACCACACCGCGGCTCAACTCGCCCGCCAACCGGCCGACATCGACCACTTCGAAGCGATGCGGCGGGCCTACATCGCCATGGCCGAGGCCACCAAGACCGCTCCGGTGGGCGGCTTCACGTCAGCGCGGCTGTTGCAGATCCTGCGGATCGTCGTCACCTCCTCGGCGCTGCGGCACGCCGCGATCGAGTACCGCGCCAACCCCGTTGACGCCGTCGTCGCGCAGCGCATGGGCACGACCGTCGATGACCGTCGGGTCAAGCTCGTCGCTGCGGTCTGGGGCGGCCTGTTGATGACCGCGCTGCAGGACGCCACGCGCGACCTCACCGACGCCGTCAGCATCACCGTCGACGACCTCATCGACGCTTTCGAGGCGACGTACACCGACTTCGTCGGCCAGATCGCTCCGCTTCGGCAACTCGTCTGA
- a CDS encoding MFS transporter, with amino-acid sequence MTPRRKAIILVSCCLSLLIVSMDATIVNVALPSIRTDLSATPAQLQWVVDIYTLVLASLLMLAGAAGDRLGRRRVFQTGLAIFAIGSLACSLAPSIETLIAARLLQGIGGSMLNPVALSIISQIFTGKVERARALGIWGAVVGISMSLGPIVGGLLIETISWRSVFWINLPICAAAIVLTAVFVPESKSATMRTVDPIGQLLAVLFLFGVVYALIEGPVLGWGNVRVVVSAAVALVAFVAFLRYEARRADPFLDLRFFYSIPFTSAVINAICAFAAWGAFLFMMSLYLQGERGFSAMHTGLIYLPIAVGALMFSPLSGRLVGRYGARPSLVLAGTLIAAASTMLTFLTATTPVWELLIVFAVFGIGFSMVNAPITNSAVSGMPLDRAGAASAVTSTSRQVGVSIGVALCGSIAGSAMATGGTEFAKAAHPLWFFCIALGLVILATGLYSTSERAQRSADRLAPLVLGTDRPTEAADVR; translated from the coding sequence ATGACGCCGCGGCGCAAGGCCATCATCCTGGTCTCCTGTTGCCTGAGCCTGCTCATCGTGTCGATGGACGCCACCATCGTCAACGTCGCGCTCCCGTCGATCCGCACCGATCTGTCGGCCACCCCGGCACAGCTGCAGTGGGTCGTGGACATCTACACGCTGGTGCTCGCATCGCTGCTGATGCTCGCCGGCGCGGCCGGGGACCGGTTGGGTCGCAGACGCGTGTTCCAGACCGGTCTGGCCATCTTCGCCATCGGGTCGCTGGCGTGCAGCCTGGCGCCGTCCATCGAGACCCTGATCGCCGCCCGGTTGCTGCAGGGTATCGGCGGGTCGATGCTGAATCCTGTTGCGTTGTCGATCATCTCGCAGATCTTCACCGGCAAGGTGGAACGCGCACGGGCCCTGGGCATCTGGGGCGCGGTGGTCGGCATCTCGATGTCGCTGGGGCCGATCGTCGGCGGCCTTCTGATCGAGACCATCTCGTGGCGGTCGGTGTTCTGGATCAACCTGCCCATCTGCGCTGCCGCCATCGTGCTGACGGCGGTGTTCGTGCCGGAGTCCAAGTCGGCCACCATGCGCACCGTCGACCCCATCGGTCAGCTACTGGCCGTGTTGTTCTTGTTCGGCGTCGTCTACGCACTCATCGAGGGGCCCGTGCTGGGGTGGGGCAACGTCCGCGTCGTGGTCAGCGCGGCGGTCGCCCTGGTCGCGTTCGTGGCGTTCCTGCGCTACGAGGCGCGGCGTGCCGACCCGTTCCTCGATCTGCGATTCTTCTACAGCATCCCGTTCACCTCCGCGGTGATCAACGCGATCTGCGCCTTCGCCGCCTGGGGCGCCTTCCTGTTCATGATGTCGCTGTATCTGCAAGGCGAGCGGGGCTTCTCGGCGATGCACACCGGGCTGATCTACCTGCCCATCGCGGTGGGCGCGCTGATGTTCTCGCCGCTGTCGGGACGGTTGGTCGGGCGCTACGGGGCCCGCCCCTCGCTGGTGCTGGCGGGGACGCTGATCGCGGCGGCGTCGACGATGCTGACGTTTCTGACGGCGACGACACCGGTGTGGGAATTGCTGATTGTCTTCGCCGTGTTCGGCATCGGCTTCTCTATGGTGAATGCTCCCATCACCAACTCGGCGGTCAGCGGGATGCCGCTGGACCGCGCCGGCGCAGCCTCGGCCGTCACGTCCACCAGTAGACAAGTCGGCGTGTCGATCGGCGTGGCACTGTGCGGTTCGATCGCCGGGTCCGCGATGGCGACCGGCGGCACCGAATTCGCCAAGGCTGCTCACCCGCTGTGGTTCTTCTGCATCGCCCTGGGTCTGGTGATCCTGGCCACCGGCCTGTACTCGACATCTGAACGCGCCCAACGCTCGGCCGATCGGCTGGCTCCACTCGTGCTGGGCACGGACCGACCCACGGAGGCCGCCGATGTCCGGTGA
- a CDS encoding citrate synthase codes for MADNAEAEQHAILNYPGGELELDIVKASEGADGIALGSLLAKTGYTTFDGGFVNTASTKSAITYIDGDAGILRYRGVPIEQLAEKSTFIEVSYLLIYGELPSKEQLEKFTTQIQRHTLLHEDLKRFFDGFPRNAHPMPVLSSAVNALSAYYQDSLDPFDDEQVELSTIRLLAKLPTIAAYAYKKSEGQPFLYPDNSLTLVENFLRMTFGFPAEPYELDPEMVRALDMLFILHADHEQNCSTSTVRLVGSSQANLFTSISGGINALWGPLHGGANQAVLEMLEKIRQADFDVKTFVKKVKNREDNVKLMGFGHRVYKNYDPRARIVKEQADKILGKLGGDDELLDIAKTLEEIALTDDFFVERKLYPNVDYYTGVIYRAMGFPTRMFTVLFALGRLPGWIAHWREMHGEPNKIGRPRQIYTGYTERPYVPLDSR; via the coding sequence GTGGCCGATAACGCCGAAGCCGAGCAGCACGCCATCCTCAATTACCCCGGTGGCGAGCTCGAGCTCGACATCGTCAAGGCCTCCGAGGGGGCCGACGGCATCGCGCTGGGCTCGTTGCTGGCCAAGACGGGATACACGACGTTCGACGGTGGCTTCGTCAACACCGCCTCGACCAAGTCGGCGATCACCTACATCGACGGTGATGCGGGCATCCTGCGCTACCGCGGCGTGCCCATCGAGCAGCTCGCCGAGAAGTCGACGTTCATCGAGGTCAGCTACCTGCTCATCTACGGTGAGTTGCCGTCGAAGGAGCAGCTGGAGAAGTTCACCACGCAGATCCAGCGGCACACCCTGCTGCACGAGGATCTCAAGCGGTTCTTCGACGGCTTCCCGCGCAACGCCCACCCGATGCCGGTGCTGTCCAGCGCCGTGAACGCGTTGAGCGCCTACTACCAGGATTCGCTGGATCCGTTCGACGACGAGCAGGTCGAGCTGTCGACGATCCGGCTGCTGGCCAAGCTGCCGACCATCGCGGCCTACGCCTACAAGAAGTCCGAGGGACAGCCGTTCCTGTACCCGGACAACTCGCTGACGCTGGTGGAGAACTTCCTGCGCATGACCTTCGGCTTCCCGGCCGAGCCCTACGAGCTCGACCCGGAGATGGTGCGCGCGCTGGACATGCTGTTCATCCTGCACGCCGACCACGAGCAGAACTGCTCGACCTCGACGGTGCGGCTGGTGGGTTCCTCGCAGGCCAACCTGTTCACGTCGATCTCCGGCGGCATCAACGCGCTGTGGGGGCCGCTGCACGGTGGCGCCAACCAGGCGGTGCTCGAGATGCTCGAGAAGATCCGTCAGGCCGACTTCGACGTCAAAACCTTTGTCAAGAAGGTCAAGAACCGCGAGGACAACGTCAAGCTCATGGGCTTCGGCCACCGCGTCTACAAGAACTACGATCCGCGGGCGCGCATCGTCAAGGAGCAGGCTGACAAGATCCTCGGCAAGCTCGGCGGTGACGACGAGCTCCTCGACATCGCCAAGACGCTCGAGGAGATCGCGCTGACCGACGACTTCTTCGTCGAGCGCAAGCTGTATCCGAACGTGGACTACTACACCGGCGTGATCTACCGGGCGATGGGCTTCCCGACGCGGATGTTCACCGTGCTGTTCGCACTCGGCCGCCTGCCGGGCTGGATCGCGCACTGGCGGGAGATGCACGGCGAGCCGAACAAGATCGGGCGTCCGCGCCAGATCTACACCGGCTACACCGAGCGCCCGTACGTGCCGCTCGACTCCCGCTAA